The window aaaaaaacaaagaatcCTAAAAAGTTAGCTAACTGGTCTCtgaagtgaaaaaaatataagaaaaacgGTCCTCTAGAATAATGGCAGAAGAGTTCATAAGTAGCACATAGATTGAGGATAACCTCTAAAGATCCATCTTCCTTATAAAGAGAGTCTTCTCGTTGCTCTGAGACATCATCATCTGCCTTCTTCTCCTCAACAATAGGATATTCTGAGACTGGAGTTAACAGAACCACATTTGATTCAGCATCACATCTTGACGTCTTTCCAACCTGAAATGTACAAGGAATTTTGAATTCAACTGTCTAAACATATTTACCATTCATTTTACGGAAAACTTAAAATGAATACCCGAAAAGAAGAAAGCATAGGTGTCCAAGTTGAAGATAATTCAAGAAGACGATAAGCAATTAAATCACCATTCTGCAAAAGAAACAACCACCATTTTCTCCAAATGTTGAAAACACAAAGCCATCCTTCAGCAACTCAAAGATCCgtaaaagaagatgaaaatcaaCCAACCTGAGGCAGTGTTGAAAGTGGTGCTAGGTTTTCAAAGTTCATAGGTTCAATTAGATGAGATTCTTTATCAGAAGAAGATCTATTGTTTAAGTCTTTAGAGTCAATAACTCTTTTAGCTGGGAATTTCTCTTTACCCCACTTCTGACCCTTTTCCTTGCTGGTGATTCCATTCCACTGAAATGATTCCTATTTTGCATAATCCCATCATTAATATTCAGTAGTTTGTTCAAATTTACCATTTAATAGTAACTGATTAATGCagcataaatcaaatcaaatcaaaagtagggattattttttaacataccAGTGGTATTGGATTATCCTGGACAATGTGGTCTGTAGAAGAGCACAAACTGGCTCAATAGTGAAAAGAATAATGATGATAAATTCATAATGGCTCAAGGTTTAGATGGGCAAACCTTTTTCCAGGGGCTCAAAGCGAATATGTCCTGGTCTAATAATGATAGGAACAATGTCACCATCTACTTCACTATAATGATCTGGTCCATGACATTTAATAGGATTCTTCAGTTTGTCCTTTTCAAAGGATTGGTACTCTGTAGGATTCTTCTGCATCTCCTTTTCGGGAGATTGCTCCTCATTTTTTGAGACCTTTGACCTTTCGATCTGTCACATGGCTCAAAATTAGATAGGAAAAAGATATAGGGAAAATTGGAATGATACTGGTAATAATGGCAAGTCACCACATTATTTTCAGCTTCCCGTAATTCCTTCAGAAATTTCCTTTTGGCATATTTTCGCCTAGAACTTCTGCTAACCTGAAAAACCGAGCATCAAATAAACAGTCAGCTGAAAATGAAACATCTCAATAATACATCACATATCCTTTCAACTAtcaaatcacttaattcatcaacaaaaaccaaaatacccttgctttattttttacaaaatttcaattttgaataCAAAAGGACATTTTAGTAAATTAACccaaaaaatcccaaaaaaatcCACTTTTTCAACTAAcaagattttgatttcataaccTTCAAGAATACACAAATAACCCCACATCAAATGAGCTCTAAGTATCTCTTATCATGAATACCATGACCACTCAGTATGCCTAATAAGTACTATTTCCATATAAAGAGCACAAAGTTCACATGTCAAAGGTCATTAAGTAACATAACAATGAAGGGTTGTTCATACCTTTCTAGTTGAGTCAGGTAAATCACGTGACTTCATGATGACTGTACCCTTTCTTCCAGGATGATTAACACTACAGAATAGATAATTACATgcatatttcataaaattacaatatatcATGAAATGAACACACATATATAGTGACATGCACATGAATACTATTTTCCATatgaatatttttcaaatacatAGAATGCAAAGGTTCTGTATCAGCTTATATAAATGGAACAAAGCAACCTCACAAACAAAAGTAGTCCAAGAGTTGAAATGAATGTTGCTTcttcaattttgttttgttagtaaatataaacttttaataaaattcatagGCAATGTTATCCACCAAAATGACAAAAACTATAGAATGAAGAACAAATTATTGAATTACACAACAGTGGGCAATTTCAAATAAGTAAAGACAATAGTTGGATGAATATGCGATTTCTAAATAAGCAAATTGAAAAATATCACAAACTCGTACAAATCAGGTGTTGCGATGCAATATTTATAGAGATGCAGCAGAAAATGAAGAACTACCTCTTTTTCCTCTTTGAGGGTTGCTCCTTGATGCTTTTAGCACCAATGAAAATAGATTCCTTGCATGAAATCTCAACGGTTGGTACTTCCTCATCCTTGCTTATATTCATCTCCGTCTGGATCTTGCCATTCTCATAATCCTTGCTGGTTTCAAAATCTTCAGTGATCGTGTTGCACTTTCTCTTCTTGCTACATGACACAAAGGTGATAAGCATGTGAATATGGGGAACAtgtacattaaaattaaaataaatatatatatatatatatagcatgcCTAGCACTCGGAAGACTTTCTGttgcttttcttttctttgaaaacTCGACTTCAACAGGATTCTCCACATGTAAAGCATCCTCAGCCCTAGTACCTTCCATTTCTGAATCACTTTCATAACCACCAGCTTCTTTTCCAAACTCCTCATTTGCCAAAAGTGGAATAGCAGCAGGCTCTGGTTGCTTGGCCATAATATCTTTGTTATGCAACACAAGTTGCCATTCAGGTTCCCCTGCTTTGATAATATTAGATGCCTTGAATACTTTCTTCTTGACACTGTCACAATgccaaacaaaacaatcaaGTCAAAACTAGAGAATAGGTTTGTACATTCAGTCTCATTTCAAATGTTCATCAACCTGACCTGATTACATCTTTGTCATTTAAGATACCCACTGATTCAAACGGCGGCAGTACAAACCCATCCATCTGAATCTCTCGATTAAGCATGCAATACAatgtcataaaataatatatatatggtgaaGTGGTGAAGCccataaaaataacaatttctcttttttttaccAAACGAGTTCGATTAGTCAAATGAATAGAGTTTGAAGAAGTAGATAATGGGTAGCCTAACATACCGATAGTACGATTCCATTAGGGCAAGTGTGAGCGAGTTGAAACGCTTCAATAAGATAGTATGAGACATCAGAGATGGTCTTATGTTGAGGACTGAGGAGAAGCCAGCTTCGTTTCAATCGCTCCGATTTCTGTAATTTGCTCAGAATGTGGCGATCTTCAAACGACACTCGAAGTCTTATTGTCCCCATGGTTCACGACATGTAAAGCTAGCGTCTGTCGGAATGGGAGAGAGGAGGATTCTCCTGCCTAGTAGACTAGTAGTCTTTCCTTGATTCCTTCTCTTTCAAAACCCTACagttttataaattgtttactTCAATTTTTAGtatgataaattaattcaaatactAAATCAAAATTTACTGTTACAAattaaactagcatttagcccgtgcatttgcacgagtaataatataaaaaccgtgaaaaaaaattacggataacattttttattttatttttaaccgttttaagtttatgggtgagtcaacccacaatccgacccaattatccatttactcaacatcattatatattagttagttaaaaagttaaacttatattaatattaaaacgtcccgcgtttatcaaatttggtgttgaatttaaaatataaagtctttatagcctagttgattaaaaagttgtacttgttttgttaggttgcaagttcgaaacatacctctagcatttttaattttatttttaaacgttttaaatttaaaaacaggtCAACcgacaatccgacccaagtatccaaattaaccacagctctcgacccggcaatccggacactttaaaaattaagcatcattatatatatatagattagttagttagaaagttgaacttatattaataataaaacgtcccgcgtttatcaaatttggtgttgaatttaaaatataaagtctttgtagcctagttggttaaagagttgtacttgttttgttaggttgcaagttcgaaacatacctctagcatttttaattttacttttaaccgttttaaatttaaaaacgggtcaaccgacaatccgacccaagtatccaaattaaccacagctctcgacccggcaatccggacactttaaaaattaagcatcattatatatatatagattagttagttaaaaagttgaacttatattaatattaaaacgtcccgcgtttatcaaatttggtgttgaatttaaaatataaagtctttatagcctagttggttaaagagttgtacttgttttgtttggttgcaagttcgaaacatacctctagcattattaattttatttttaaccgttttaaat is drawn from Impatiens glandulifera chromosome 3, dImpGla2.1, whole genome shotgun sequence and contains these coding sequences:
- the LOC124931175 gene encoding coilin-like; this encodes MGTIRLRVSFEDRHILSKLQKSERLKRSWLLLSPQHKTISDVSYYLIEAFQLAHTCPNGIVLSMDGFVLPPFESVGILNDKDVISVKKKVFKASNIIKAGEPEWQLVLHNKDIMAKQPEPAAIPLLANEEFGKEAGGYESDSEMEGTRAEDALHVENPVEVEFSKKRKATESLPSASKKRKCNTITEDFETSKDYENGKIQTEMNISKDEEVPTVEISCKESIFIGAKSIKEQPSKRKKSVNHPGRKGTVIMKSRDLPDSTRKVSRSSRRKYAKRKFLKELREAENNIERSKVSKNEEQSPEKEMQKNPTEYQSFEKDKLKNPIKCHGPDHYSEVDGDIVPIIIRPGHIRFEPLEKDHIVQDNPIPLESFQWNGITSKEKGQKWGKEKFPAKRVIDSKDLNNRSSSDKESHLIEPMNFENLAPLSTLPQNGDLIAYRLLELSSTWTPMLSSFRVGKTSRCDAESNVVLLTPVSEYPIVEEKKADDDVSEQREDSLYKEDGSLEIDFSSLIDVRIFKPSNHDPAEAVNGRGSNDLDWNTLIPVNAATSDKKETNRWEEMSKTLSAKKSVWGSNTINSLGKPVGHYSGNPKSTHWGSRNINTTFGKSSWSSYKAFTGGAPPRPYHSFSKSRK